Genomic window (Ostrinia nubilalis chromosome 20, ilOstNubi1.1, whole genome shotgun sequence):
GGGTCAAAGGTTTAAGTGTTCAGGCGTGAAAATggtaaataaatacagagtGTAGTGTAGAGGTGACAATGTTCCAATAGCCTAACGGTGTCGGCATACGGACTGTTGATTCAAGACTCAAGGAAAGCTAGTTATGTCCCTTTCTACCTCAGAACTACTTATTGCAATGAACCCACTCCTAAAACAAGCATTTTAGCCAACTTTCTTCCAAGTTACGTTAAGGCAAGATTTAGTTAAGTTAAGATTAGATTTCTCAAGGTCCCATCCAGGGGCTTATATCTCATAATAAGCCATCGCACAATTTAGGGGCGCCCGCTATAAGTCTCGCGGCGCGCGATCGTTTGTTCGCGGCGTCCTCACTATGGGAGGTCCACTACGTCTGCGCTTGCACTGATCAATTAATCTTGAGAAATGTTAGTTTTTTCTCTGGTTACGACGTTATGATGGCTGACTAATTGTCCAGGTTGTAGAGTTTCTGGTGTTTCTGTGTTGTGTCAAGTTCTGTGTAATTGATAAGGGTGatttgcaccattttactttaacttaaacgtcaaaaatctgtcaaactccatactaaaagcTCCGGTTATTGTAAGTTGGTGTAACTCAgtctaaggctggattgcaccattttgctttaactttgacaaacgtcaaaaatctgtcaaactccatacaaaaaacaccggttatcgttatagttacggtcaaagttaggtggtgcaactcagcctaagagtcgTGGCATGCAGGAGTCACATGAGAAGTGAGAATGCATACTGTTGTAGGTGAGGTTCTATATTTTATGGGCTTTATACTTAACAAACTACCATATGAGAATCGTCTATCACATAGCCTGACCGCTTAAAAGCTCGCCAGAAATGTACTCTGGCTACATTCAATTCACCTCGTTGACATGTTTGGCTTACGAATCACTGCGACTTTGTTAGATCTTCCcaattgcctctggtaaattagagaggactATGATCCTGCATGATTATGATGATGCATTCATCGTCAAGCTACAGTCATCGTGGTGTTCCCGTGGTAGTTTCTAGTGTCCTCCAAAGAATCTACCAATTTTTCATATCACTTTTAAATTTAGTGAATCCTACAATATCTTAACAAAACTGGGaaaacaaagatgttttttcAACGCTTTATGTGAACTGTCAcggccttattaataaaagttataccctagttgaactctggcttaagttgtcatttagtatggaaatatcattttaatccaaggttcatcctaaGTGTAACTTTTTGTTAATAAGGGGGCTAAGATTTAGTTCAACTGCAGCactgaaaaataaaagtgtcgcaaatacgagtataaataaaataaaaatgttttatcattTCTTTCAGATTAGTTAACAGAATGGCCCACGTTTGTCAGGTTTAATCAAATGCCCTTAGCAAATAATGATGTCAGAAACAAAACGATAGTGTTTAACGATAGGGCGAGTAAATGACGCCCGACGAGCGTAAAGACGATAGGCGTATCGCGAAGAATAACACGGCCATTGTTATGGGCCGGTTGAGCGCCGGTGACGTGTCGCATCTAAAGTGGTTTTACAGGGAAATTCATGTAATCCTTCTGAGGGGTACCATGGGTTCTCACTTATCTCATACTTGGTGACAGTCATCTTCACTATTGGACGTCGCTTCTTGTACGAGTATCGTATACATAGGCAGCCTAgacaattgacatacttttatGAGATTTCACttaatttttacccgactgcgccagaaggagggttatgtttttcgaatgtatgtatattgtactgtttttatttgttaagtTCACATGTATCAACTCATGCTGTATGTTTCCTTAATaggtaaagaaaaataaaatatttctttggcacggcctacagcctaaacggcttgaccgattttagcgtgagaggtgtcgttagattcgtcttaatcgTGAAAGTGACACTGgatatattaaaattgaaaaaatcaaaatagcGAATTTTAGGCACCataatgttataaaaaaaaatttttctcaaaacctatctAGTTGGGTATAATAATACAGGGTTTTTTAAGTAGCTTACAAAAATTTatgttatttaactaaaaagattaaaataaaattattatttctacatcatcatcatcttcatgaGGTCATTTAGCCTCCACTGCAAGATGAAGACCCTCTCCCAATTTACCAAATGCAAATAGAGAATTTGACTTACGCTCTTCATCTTGGTCATATTATCCTTTTCTATAACTAATTACTCTctgtataataatatacttgACGTTTGTGAAACTAAAATACCTGACGTCAATATTTACTTGTATTATTTTTCCGCATTTAACTGACACATGGAAGTATGATCTACTGAATTAAacgaattaaataaaattaataaataatttgtggGGAGCCTTGGTAAAGAATAATGCATGTGCCAGTGGATATGCGCAAAGCTGCATTTCCCAAcgtataaaaagataaaaacacaTGTCCCCACCATAAAATCTTTCATACAGATATACTTACGTGGTGTATTTTTATACTTCGAAAACGAGAACCAAAAGTACCGCCGCAGCCCGCTTATGCGTCTTCATAAAGatagctgcgcgcgcgccggcccaTTACAACGCAGTACAATACCCAATTAATAACTCGCGTATCGCCGCACTAGCTCACCGACCGGCAGTGTTTTATCCATAGAGGTTAATTGAGAATTGATGGGGTATTCAATGTGAAGGACCGACATGTAGTTCAATTTTGCGTACGTTAATGTAACAGTTTTTTCTTATCTGTGAACGCGCTGCAGAATATAAATATAGAGCGAGGATAAGCTTGGCAGATGTGGGGAGTTTCAGAACCTTTTCATATACGATTAGCTTCATATTTCTGCTTGCAGCTGCTGCGTAGATAAAAACAGAATTTAAATTtctgtctaacttaagcagtttttaTCGCTAAGCACAGTTTTATTAGAGAGTTTGTATAATACAAACACGGTcatcaaatctaaattaactaacacacacttttattttttagcaAATGAACTTGTAGACGATTTTTCTTACGTCTAACCAAGAATGGTTGAGATGATTTTCGCCTTTTcatctttttaaataatgtttttgtaaaGTAGTAAAAATAAGTTCGGCTGAAAGCAAAACAGCTAAAACAAAATCCAAATGATGTATTTgcatcaaatacctacctacattataatCCTTTTTGGTTTGGTTGTCATAAACTGCCAGTTTGAAAGGGAATACCGTGTATCCTTTTTGATCTACTTGTATTATATTACGTTCCTAGTAACTTAACACCTAGCGGCGTATTGACAAATTACACGGTTGTATTTGCGCAAACGCATAAGGAGCGTGTCAGCATCTTACGTCAAACATGGCCAGTTTGCTCGATCAGTTTGCTCACAGGGCCTGCGACTTCGAGCTACTTATTCTATACGTTATTGTTAATCCTCAAAATGTTGACAGACGTGAGTGccctgaaaaatatttacttcgttctaaatgaaaagaaaaactgACCTCATTATTTGACTGAAAAAGTTTCTTCAGACAAACTTATGCAATTTGCATTTATGCTTCTCCGACacgtatttctttttaattatacTTTGAATTAAAAAGAATGAATAGAcattatcattttatttgaaaactcTTTCAGCTGCCGCCGCTTCATATTTGCACACGTCCATTTTCACATGACGATATTCTGAAATAGATGAGATgcgtttaaatttaatttttgtgtaGGTAATTTAGGTAGACGttcattcattcgtttcagccgaaagacgtccactgctgggcaaaggccagatggcgcaggaccggtctttatggTAGAcaggtattttaagatattctaaGAATACATTCTGAAAGAACATGACTACCAAATCAAGGAAATCGTTCAAGATATGTTTTTGCAGGagttcatcatttcagtcatagtcATGTCGTGAACGTCATAGAAAGACCTCGCCCAATTATTTCCATAATGATCGATTGGTAGAGGTCTGCATCCGCtttctgctacttttatgaggtcatcggttcaCCTTGCAGGAGTTAGTGCTCAATAATTATCTCTGGTGGAAGTTGTAAAAGATTTTAATACAGTAGGACAACTAACTTTAACATAAACACAACTCACGTTTCTTGTCATCGCAATTGTATTCATAGAGGTCGCAGTTGTCGTTGAACATCCTGGTAATACCGAGCGAGTCTTGCCCGCAGATCGGGACGAAATCATGCTGGCACTGTTCCGCCATTTTGCAGAAGTTTATAACCTGAAAGAGATAAAAATTCAGTCTGTCagaaatgttcagtccattattcaatctttaTAACCTGGAATAGATCGAAATTATGATCCATTAGAAATTTTCAACCTGTTTTTAAATCGTATCAACTTCAGAAAGTTTCAGATTGATGAGGGATATTTAGTTCATTATTAATCAAATCTGCTTTAtattgttttctcttaaaaCTTTGAACTCCttgaagaataaaataataggtacgtatttttctaaaattgagaATTAGTGTCCTAAGGTAGCTTTAGCCTTTAGCTTTAAAACCGACTGATTTATTTATTCCGCTGGTACTTAACTGTTACTAGTGGTTATAGCAAATATTAACCACTCGTAATAACTGAAGGACACAAAAGTATTTTACCGGTTCTAAAGGAAAGAAGTAGTCCTCAGCTTCTATTTCAACATGAGCCCACACTTCTGCGGCGAACCCCACAAATATTATACCTGAAACAAAACATTACTAAACATTAAGAGAGAAAATACATTTAATGGAGTGAAAATGTAGATAAGAAAATTAATGCCTGCCTTGACTCTACCCACGATTGTTGAGGCAAAAGTATATGTAATAGCAATACCTACATGATATTCTATTCTCTAACCAGTTAtaaagggtgtcccaaaattaacgAAACTTTTCTACCGTTTATGCAATAAAGTGTTGACAACcgtaaaaatataacaaatcgCACGATATAATCGATTTCTTTTTATGgggttatgtatttaaaatcaCAGGTCTATGTTAACAAGCCCATACCCACACGTGAATTGAAAGGAGATTCAACGTTGCGTCAGCGAAATTCAGCCACATTTACGCAGAATGGTTATGGGAAATTTCGATAAACGAGTGCGTTGCTGCGtgccatttttatttatttatttatttatttattccataaaTAATCCTATTCTATGTACTTTatgattcaataaaaataatacaatcaaAAGGCTAAAAACTGTGTTTTCTAGTTAATACAAAAAATTCGTTAAGTTTGgaacaccttttaaaactacaATCTTACTTGTAAATACTCTCCTAAATATCATATTAACAAGCAACCGAACCAAGCCACTAATGTAATCTAACTATTTTCCCAGTGTTTGCATAGTTCCAACTCGCTGGAAGCAAAACTATGGCGCTGGGACAGGAAATTATTGTAAAACAAGCGAGTTATGCTGAAAACTGACATCTATTCATAAGCAGGGATTGTCAACATTTCTGcacattaagtttttatttgccTTTTTAAGTTCGACATATGTATAAATTAGAGCCGTGGGCATTACATTAAGCTCAATAAAAGCATGCTTATTGAATGTGGTGGAAAAGAAACCACTTTCGTCCACTTGTaattgacaggtgacaattaatgACAGGTAACCATTACAGTAGGTATAAGACCATGCTATTTAGGATGCAGCTTTCGCTCGATGCCTACCATCATTGATTTTTATCAACATCGCAAGAATGGCGATGCAAAAGATGAGCACTCATCAGGGGTCGCCAAATGTTTTGGTTGTATTAGTTGTAATGTACACGTGATGCGAATACAATACAATtgtttaaatacttttgataatattaacaaataaacTATAGGATCCAAATGTTTACAACCTCTGTGAACCAAAGTATTTGGTGGTCACACATCCTCCGGAATCTAGAGCACTAGCCACCATAATGTCCACTCGAGTTTGGAACTACAGTAGGTATAGTTAATTCTAGAGCAAAAAGATGGTAGTGTTGGGTTTTTGTTAGTTAAGCGTTTGATTTTTTCTTGCAGTCAAATTATGGATATTGCTGCTCCCATCAATTCTTTGCCACATCCCAAATTATATCACCACCCCTCCGGTAAGTGCTGCCATTGCATTTATAATGCCAaatatatcaaatatttattatttgttacaaGATAATAGACTGTCATAAGACTCAAAGTCAATAagtggccgctggggcaggaaggttcttgagtggcgaccacgagctggaagacgtagcgtgggcaggcctcccactaggtggaccgacgatctggtgaaggtcgcgggaggtacctggatgcacgcggcgcaggaccggtctttgtggtacatacctgccctgagagtgcctattcactctcgccttgaagaggcccggattagtGTTCAAGAAAGACAATAGCAGCCAGCGAATTCCTATCTCTAACTTTTCGCATTACAAAAATGGTTAGCGAAAAGCTCAGTGCGAGCTGTTGAAAGTTGAAGCAgtttctaaatctatttaaaagtgttttttgtatttattttcccaGAACAAAATAGACCAGTTCTGCAATCTAGCGGATACTTGTGTTCACGACACCATCCCGGTTTGTGGGAGGATGGGAGACGAGAAGAGATCCTTCCTGGATCTATGTGACATGCTGGAGTTTGCGTGTGACACTAATCAAGGTTAAAATGAATTGTCCTTCATTTTTCTAGCACTATTTTTTATCACTTGACTTCATAGTCACTTCATCAACTCGGTGTATGATGGACCGTAGTTTTGGCATCTATTAGACAGTTCTAACGTAGGTAGTAGAGTTACCATTACAATGAACTCAACATTTAAGAATGTTAGGTGTAGGTATGACTTGACTATACCGGACTACTATACAATTTAACGACTTCATCCTGAAAACTGACACAGTccaattattttagttaattatttaagttGTTTTGGACCTTAATGACTTATGATTTTAAATAGCGTATGATTTTCGGTTCTAACTAGCGAATCTAATTTTATCAACAGACTAATGTAGTTCAGCTTCGGAAAGTCATTCCAAAGTAATTTTGACACTcgaaaatgaatattttctcaAATAATCCTTCATTTGCTCAAATCTATAAATATTTGGATATTGTATCTCACGTTATCTACAATAATATCACAAAGTGTCGTTATTACATCAGTTGATAAGCGATAGGTATGATTCGACAGGCTTATCGCTGATTGGCGTACGGAGATTGTTTCCCCTTTTAGGCAATGATTTCGTCATTAAAATGATGGGTCAATAAACTGTCCTTATGATAAATGGATTTGCGTAACGCCTCTTTTATttacaaactatttttttaaagctgACCTTTAATGACATGTCTATTTGATTCATTGGTCTATAATTTGAAAAGCGGTCAAAGTTCACAGTTTCAGTTTTCGTGAGTTTCAGATTTCTAGCCTACATAAAAAATTTGGTAATCACAGTTCGATCCGTCTTTTGGTATGTTCTGTAGGTACCAAAAATAGGTTCAGCTACTCTAAGGAAATATCGAAAGCTCTTACGTCTATATTACGGCAAATAGACTAAGCAATTGCCTACTCCTATTCAATAAAGTTACATCTTGAGACTGAagatattgtatattattttccatactggatattatgtcaccgtaaaattgtaaaTTTCGTTGACGTAGATAGATTACAATGTAACCTCCGCGGCTAGTTTtcaatctcacgcgttatattataaactgacggacttcacaatttcacgttgacattatACATGCAATTAATTCGTCATCATATACATACAGTCTCAAACCCAATCAATATTAGTGTCCAGATTAGTAATAAAAGAAGTAATGGAATGACAGCAATTTTGAACTACATAATAAAATCGTACGTTGACTAATCATAGCGTGTATATGGCTAACAACTTGACATGTCGCgtgataatgtttttattttcagtgtaCACGCACATCGACGACACGGACGACTGCCCAGTACATAAAAGTAAGCATTGAATGGAATCTACATCAGAAGATAACtaatttgtttaaattttaaaggccCAAATATTTCTgtggaaaaaaattaaaatatttttgaacttGTGTGTTTTAGTTTACACCTACGATAGCCATTTTGTTGAAAATTAATAACACATTATGTGTGTAGTAGCTGAATTAATGACTATTTTGGCAAAAATACTATAAGAAGACAAATAGACTTATACCCCTTATTTCGTTCTTTGAAGTATTTTGGTACGTATCGGGAAAGTTAAGCACATTAAATATCATACCGTTCATTTATTAATGCATACTTAGGCATGTTAAATCCCACATCATTAATTTTTGCTAAGATCCAAAAATAGAAATTATATGTAAACTTAAATTGGTACACTGAATAAATAAAAGCACCTTATAACCTTAATCACCTTATGCTATAAAAAATCTGACTCCATATATAGTACAGTGTTCAAGAATTTTAAGCATCATGTCGAAAGCATTTTACTCGCACACATCTCGTTCAAACTATGCAATACGAAAAGAGATTAATCATAAAAACAACGTACATTCAGGACTGCAACGCTTTTTGCGTAAAAAGAACCTTTACTTAAATATGTGTTTAAGTATCATTAAGGTAATGTGCTCTGGCCTGACCCGAGATCGTGGGAAGAGGATGGGGATATACGGGTCTTGGTGGGATAGAGCGGGACGGCACGCTTGAAGGTTGACCAGGTAACAGGTTGGGGTAGACAGAATAAGCGCCATATCTCACTAAGATGCTGGTTGTAACGGTTACTGGCAAATACTCATTTTTCTCTGAATAAATCTTATAATTTTTTACCACAATACAGTGTCTCAGAATTATAGGCTTCAGAAGTTTTGGAAAAAATAAGCTTTCGgcttactaataataaaatatttttttaaaacgaaAGTTCGCATCGCTCATTAAGGAGATAGTTAAGTGGTACGGTGGTGTATGGAGATTGGAGAGCATGTGTGGAAAATCTCATCTAGCTACGAGTAGTGCCTCATGTTTTTCCTAATGGTACACGTTTTAATTAActgttgatttatttataaccctaGCTGGctgcaagtaaataaaaagaagaTGATAGAATGAGAATTAAGCCTATTTTACTAAAAAAGCCAGACGTTATATCAACAGACAGTATTGCTCTAAAGCTCGTATATAAAATGACGCTCAAAACTCGACTCAAACTCAAGAACTGATTCAATcctgtagtttttttaattcgcATATTTGGACCAATCACAgtacagagggcttagtgtgagtttacatcaaacgtcgtctcACTAGAgagcgtaaaaaaattacattaactaaatgtatgccgGATTGTAGAGCGctcctagcggaaactttcaagaaccaaaatgttcatatattttttaacgcgctcactagtgaggacgtttgatgtaaattcacactaagccctctgaatACTTTCTCTGAATACTTTTAATTCGTTTGAAAATAGAGCTCATTATTGTTTTCGACGCACCATGTCGCCACACCGTCCTAGTGTGGCGTGACCCTAAATAGTGAGTGCGGTAACGTACATCGCAAGCGCGTCTTTTAGGGATAGCGAAAAATAAACTCGGTTTAAATTGGGCTTAAAATGGAATtgactttcttttgttttgcttTCAAAATCTCCGGCTGGAAATCAAAAAGGAAATGCGAGTTGGTTCGAATTCAAATAGGCGATtggattttgttttatttacagtgCTATCTAATACGCACTACGTTTATTAGACAATGAATTTA
Coding sequences:
- the LOC135081701 gene encoding uncharacterized protein LOC135081701 codes for the protein MIFRRVFTSIIFVGFAAEVWAHVEIEAEDYFFPLEPVINFCKMAEQCQHDFVPICGQDSLGITRMFNDNCDLYEYNCDDKKQYRHVKMDVCKYEAAAAERVFK